Proteins from a genomic interval of Haemorhous mexicanus isolate bHaeMex1 chromosome Z, bHaeMex1.pri, whole genome shotgun sequence:
- the LOC132322482 gene encoding uncharacterized protein LOC132322482: MDGRPRRLSPTRGGCPAQPAWPRPLRSCPPPTCATRERGAPAPFTGLALSAARPRRLHPLLVTLALRDGGRALLSSRTLPSHFPRPPLFPCPPLALPAPSSLPVPSPRTSRALLSSRALPSHFPRPPFFPCPPLVLPTPGSVGAVGVGPPDGRAECSVQRYGRALPVLDPAGGISQGTGASARVSALVLTMGTPGSFED; encoded by the coding sequence ATGGACGGACGGCCTCGCCGGCTCTCCCCGACCCGGGGAGGATGCCCGGCCCAGCCGGCCTGGCCCAGGCCTCTGCGGTCCTGCCCGCCACCCACCTGCGCGACCCGAGAGCGCGGAGCTCCGGCTCCTTTTACCGGGCTGGCCCTTTCCGCAGCGCGGCCGCGCCGCCTCCACCCCCTGCTCGTGACGCTCGCACTGCGCGACGGCGGCCGCGCCCTCCTCTCTTCCCGTACCCTCCCCTCGCACTTCCCGCGCCCTCCTCTCTTCCCGTGCCCTCCCCTCGCACTTCCCGCGCCCTCCTCGCTTCCCGTACCCTCCCCTCGCACTTCCCGCGCCCTCCTCTCTTCCCGTGCCCTCCCCTCGCACTTCCCGCGccctcctttcttcccctgccctcccctggtCCTGCCCACGCCTGGAAGCGTCGGGGCTGTGGGTGTGGGGCCGCCGGACGGCCGTGCGGAGTGTAGCGTTCAGCGGTACGGCCGCGCTTTGCCTGTGTTGGATCCTGCCGGAGGCATcagccaggggacaggagcAAGTGCCAGGGTTTCAGCCTTGGTCCTCACAAtggggactccaggcagcttcGAG
- the INIP gene encoding SOSS complex subunit C isoform X1 encodes MAANPSGQGFQNKNRVAILAELDKEKRKLLMQNQSSTNHPGASIALARSPLNKDFRDHAEQQHIAAQQKAALQHAHAHSSGYFITQDSAFGNLILPVLPRLEAE; translated from the exons ATGGCAGCAAATCCTTCAGGACAAG GTTTCCAGAATAAAAATAGGGTTGCAATCCTGGCAGAACTAGacaaggagaagagaaagttaCTTATGCAAAACCAGTCTTCCACAAATCACCCTGGAGCCAG CATTGCACTTGCAAGATCACCTCTGAATAAGGATTTCCGTGATCACGCTGAGCAACAGCACATTGCAGCTCAGCAGAAGGCTGCACTGCAG cacGCACATGCACACTCCTCAGGATACTTCATAACTCAAGACTCTGCATTTGGAAATCTTATTCTTCCTGTCTTACCTCGACTTGAGGCAGAATGA
- the INIP gene encoding SOSS complex subunit C isoform X2 has product MQNQSSTNHPGASIALARSPLNKDFRDHAEQQHIAAQQKAALQHAHAHSSGYFITQDSAFGNLILPVLPRLEAE; this is encoded by the exons ATGCAAAACCAGTCTTCCACAAATCACCCTGGAGCCAG CATTGCACTTGCAAGATCACCTCTGAATAAGGATTTCCGTGATCACGCTGAGCAACAGCACATTGCAGCTCAGCAGAAGGCTGCACTGCAG cacGCACATGCACACTCCTCAGGATACTTCATAACTCAAGACTCTGCATTTGGAAATCTTATTCTTCCTGTCTTACCTCGACTTGAGGCAGAATGA